One Candidatus Buchananbacteria bacterium CG10_big_fil_rev_8_21_14_0_10_42_9 DNA segment encodes these proteins:
- a CDS encoding transcriptional regulator: MPQSVSNKVQSLRTKLNVTQEELASAVGVTRQTIIALEKGNYIPSVLLALKLAKFFNKSVEDLFIYEK, encoded by the coding sequence ATGCCACAGTCAGTTTCCAATAAAGTCCAAAGCCTAAGAACGAAATTAAATGTTACTCAAGAAGAACTAGCCTCAGCAGTTGGCGTGACGCGCCAAACTATTATTGCTTTGGAAAAAGGAAATTATATACCTTCAGTTTTGTTGGCGTTGAAACTTGCTAAATTTTTTAATAAGTCAGTTGAAGATCTATTTATTTATGAAAAATAA